TTCGGTGAATATTATGGCTACGGCCAGTGACTCGTCGGTCTCGTTCGAGGAGACCGACGCCCGACACGACGAGATGCACAGTACCATCGAAGACTGGATCGACGACCTCGTTGCAGACGTCGAGGACGCGCAGTCCAGCTCAGAGTTCCAGGAGTGGCTTGATGTTCAATCCCGGTTCCACGACTATTCGCACCGGAATACACTCCTCATCAATCTCCAGTGCCCTGACGCGACGAAGGTCGCGGGGTACAACACCTGGCGGAATGAGTTCGACCGGCACGTCCAGGAGGGCGAGCAGGCGATCTGGATCTGGGCCCCGATCATCACCACGCAATGTCCTGAGTGCGAAAATTCGCCCAGCTACCACGAGCAAAGCGGCTGTGAGTACGACGAGACGGCGCCGGACGAGTGGTCGAAAGGGCTTGTCGGGTTCAAACCAACGGCTGTCTTCGACGTGTCCCAGACCGAGGGTGAGCCGCTTCCCGAGTTGGAGACAGAGGCGACTGGCGATGCCGACGACCTAGTACCCGCACTCGAGGATGCAGCCGCTGAGATCGACGTGACGGTCCGTATCGTCGACGCTGTCGACTGGGAGCATGGCGACGCCAAGGGCGTCTGCAAATACCGGAGTAAGCGTGATCTCCAACCAGTCGTTGAGGCGAAAGCCCGCACGAATCAGGCCG
The window above is part of the Halosimplex rubrum genome. Proteins encoded here:
- a CDS encoding M78 family metallopeptidase domain-containing protein, whose product is MATASDSSVSFEETDARHDEMHSTIEDWIDDLVADVEDAQSSSEFQEWLDVQSRFHDYSHRNTLLINLQCPDATKVAGYNTWRNEFDRHVQEGEQAIWIWAPIITTQCPECENSPSYHEQSGCEYDETAPDEWSKGLVGFKPTAVFDVSQTEGEPLPELETEATGDADDLVPALEDAAAEIDVTVRIVDAVDWEHGDAKGVCKYRSKRDLQPVVEAKARTNQADLAVTLIHEFAHALLHADVTDETERAKREVEAEAVAYIVGRYFDLDTSGSAFYLAAWQGDEPDVIQDRLSRISSTAQEIIGTVTES